A segment of the Marmota flaviventris isolate mMarFla1 chromosome 2, mMarFla1.hap1, whole genome shotgun sequence genome:
TACTGTGATTATTTTCTGTGACCTTTCCATTCTAAACCTCTGTTCTTTTTCTGAGCTCAAGTCATTTTTGACTGTCCCTTTCCTGTGGGTAGCCTCCTGCAGACTTAACAGACTTTGCCTCTAATGGATCTTTGGCACGTCTGTTGGGCCAGAGAACTGTCAGACTTTACCAACTTGTGGATCCTACACTAGAAATTTCTTTCATACTTTTTTATtggttaatttaattttttcccagCATCATGTGTAGGACATAAGGAGAGTGAGTATAGTCTGTGAGAGTTATGTGTATATTGAAATTTTTGTTGTTACCCTGTTTCTCTTCTCTTAGGAACTCTTGAAAGTTTAGAACTGAATTTTAACTGGTATGACTAAtaccaagttttattttttatttaaggctGTTTCTGATACTTGGAAGCTATCCTTTCAGCCACAAAGATGGTCATAAATCTTTGTCTCCCACAATTTAAACCAAGAATTCACTGCAACAaggtaaacaaaacaaatacatatacatagatataCAACACATATTTTTCCTGAGTTTTCCCATTTCCTGCCTTGCACATGAGGACTTGATTCAGGTTTATTATATTTTCGCCCTTTGATTCCTCCAAAGGGCATTTAGGTGAGCATGGGGCAGGCTTACCTCTGGAATCATAGAGCACCATTATGAGGTAAGCTGTGATTCATTTTGTGGGGGGTTGTCTTCATTGTCTTTTCCCTCTAGAACAGTCAATTTCAGTTCTACCCTTAGTCAAAGCAAAAGTGGAaattaccccccacccccattcttttgttcttttgctaattttatttatttatttatttatttggtactggggattgaatccaggggcactttaacactgaactagattatagccctttttattttttgaatcaggtctctctaagttgctgaggctggccttgagttttgCAGTCTTCCTGTGTtggcctcccaaatcgctgggattacaggcctacaccATCACATCTGGCTCTTTTGCTAATTTCTAATACTAGAAGTAATGTTTTGTATTTGTTGTTTGGATTTCTTgctatttattatttgaattaagCTTCTTCCCTTTTTGTGTCAAGGAAGATATCTATTCACAGCACAAAGCAAGGAATAAGGAAACAGCAAGGAAAAAATTGAACCCCTTCCCTAATTTAGAGTTTCTGCATACAGCATACTGTTTTACATTCCCAAATTATTAGGCTGACTCCTTCAGACAAAAATGCCTTAAAATATCCATTAATTTTAACAagtattagaaatattaaaaaagggaagAAGTCATCACAAACCCCTACCAAAAcccatttattgttttaaatgtcCATAGTCTTTTGTGGTCCTTTTtcctgaatacattttttttaaaccagtgtcatcatttatagatttataatcagattgtttattttgcctTCCTAGGGAAACTGTTATAATTGGTGGGATTCAAATATAAGTTGAGAACTTTAAGgcacatttttgttttcctttaaatctgCGTGTTTTCATCCTCTGAAATAAAAAAACCACTAGTATACCTGCCTCCTCTTCTCAGAGATGTTATTTTGCAGGAAGTTTTGGGTAGGTTGGgtagagttttattttatatatatatatatatagtctatatttttatataattgggCTATAGTGCCGAACACAATTGCTGCCTTCAGCCTTTGACTTGATCCTGGTACTTGCAAAAAAAAACTGGGACAATTTAGTTTAGtaggggaaattttaaaatgaagaacttCACAATTTAGTTTTCTTAGAAATGACAAGTTCTTGCAAAGCAGCATCTTCATTTGAATCAGTATGTCTCATATTTGTCATTAAATCTAGATATCAGCTGATGGTTACGAAGTAGAAAATCTCATCTCTGAAGACCTCACAAAGAGAAGCCATGGTTTTAGGACAGAGTATTTCATTAAGCCACCAATCTACGTGACAGTCTCCTTTCCCTTTAATGTGGAAATCTGTAGGATTAACATAGACCTCACAGCTGGAGGAGGCCAGAATGTCATTGGCCTGGAAATGTACACATCTGCCTTATCCAGCAGAGCCTCTTGGAATACACCTGAGTGCCAGACCCCAGGCCCAGCTGAGCCATCTGTTCCTGACAAGGAGGCATTCACCTTGGTAGGCAAAGTCTTACTGAAAAACCAGAGCCAAGTGGTTTTCAGCCACAGGGGCTTCAAGGCCAGGCCACCCTTTAGCCCAATGGAAATCACACTCCCCTCCCCTGCTGTTATGGCCCAGGAGCTCTGGAATAAAGGGACTCTTTCCCTTAGCCACGTGGCTCACCTAAAGATTGGTATCACCCATGTAACAGGCAGTGGTATTCCTTGCATCAAGCGGTTGGAAGTGTGGGGTCAGCCAGCCAAGACCTGCTCTCAGGAGGTGATAGACAGTGTCCTACTGATGGCCTCAGAGAATCTGCCTCAGGACTTGGCTTTGCAAACTCCAGCTTTGCCCATGGAGAGTGACTGTGACTCTGGGAGCCAGTCTGAGACCCAACAGGCCCCCTCTAGCCTGCAGGAATTGGCTCAGGCAGTTGGTGATGTGCCCGAGGAGTTCCTGGATCCCATCACCCTGGAGATCATGCCTTGCCCCATGCTGCTACCTTCAGGCAAGGTCATTGACCAGAGCACACTGGAAAAGTGTAACCGCAGTGAAGCTACATGGGGCAGAGTGCCCAGTGACCCTTTTACTGGGGTAGCCTTTActccacactcccagcccctgccccacccctccctAAAGGCCAGGATTGATCATTTCCTGCTTCAGCACTCCATCCCTGGCTGTCACCTACTTGGGAGAGCTCAGACTACTTTGGCAGTGACCCCTTCGTCCATTGCCCTGCCCTCACGGAAAAGGAAGATAGAGCAGGCTGAGCAGACCCCAGGCAGTAGCTTTGGTGTGAATGCTTCCTGTTTtactatcacaaatcctctggTCTCACCTACTACCTCAGAGCACACctccaagaaaatgaaaaccaccaGTGAGCTTGGCCTAACGCACATGGACTGCTCAACAGGTAATTTGTTGTCTTGTGTCCAGGGCCCAATGGCCTCCCTGTTCTTCCTGATGACATATGGCACTGTGGCCCTTGGCCCTGTGCTTTGCCAGCTTCAGTTCTTCTGGCTAGGGCCTGACCTTCTTTATGCTCATTTTCATTGGAGCGTTCCTCAGCTTTAGCTGTCTTCAGACCACAGACAATCTGGAGGCCTGGGAGGTTCTCTATTCCAGGCTTCTGTCTCAGTGTTTTGTTCCTTCATCTACTAATGGTCCTGCTTGTGAGTTTCCCTGTCTTGGACTCCCTTGGTGTGCTCTGACCAGGCCAAAAGTTTTTCCTGGCTTGAATCCTCTGGTCAAAACTTCTGGGAAAAGAGACTCTAGTCCCTCAAAGCAGACCATGTCTTCCATCTTCTGTCTTTACAGTTCATCATGTATCAGTGGACTCTTCTAGGGTGTTTGAATTTTCACAGAGGAGCTCTGGTGGAAGTGCATTAATATCCTCCCTGCCTTACCTCACCACGAGGTGCCATGAGCACacagaaaagcagaaaataactAAGTTGGAGGGTCCTACTTTTAGGAGAGAGAAGTCGTACTGAAGAACAGGTGTCAATAAGTACTTGAACAATTGCAGTGTTCTTTAGTATGAAATCTAAGCCTTCTGGCTTCCCACTTCTTCCCCAGGGCATTGCCAGTGATTTCTGGGACCAGGGATGCAGGCTTAGCCTTTCTGCAGCTGAACAGCTTAAGCTTTGCTTTCCCCATCAATCACCACCACCCTCTTCATGTAGTTATTGGGCTTAGTTTTGGGGCCTTCATTTTGATGAACCCCGTTCATGTTCATAATGGGCTCTGCATGAAAGACCATTGTGATTTATATGTGTTCCAAATAAGACTGACAAGTAATATACTTAATTCTAGtaaaagtagaagagagagatgaaaaagtataaattttaaaaagtcttctcaGCTTAGGCAGCATGAGCAGAAATTCTAGTGCCTCAATGTAGACATTTATCTTTAGGTCAGTGTGAATGATTTAGAGCAAAAGTTgttttaaaacttagaaaaaagattaaaatctaAGTTTTTTGAACtgcaaaattgaaacaaaagattaGTGATTTGGAACATCTAAGATTAGGTAAGAGTTTTAAAGGTGATTCCATAAATCTTTAGGCTGTTTTATCACTGTGCTATTTTAACTAAGCCTAACTTTAgtaccttttgtttttaaaaaagcaatgtattcatgtagttttaaaaaactgaaaagcaGATTGTATACACACAGAGTGAAACAGTCTTACCCTGTCCTTTTGATGGTAGGTTATTTTCTGAACTTTTGCTGCACAGAATAAACCTAgtgcatatataattttacaaCTGCAGCTGTCTCTGTAGGACAGTATAATAGAATTCACATTTCTGGGTTATATTCTTCTGTAGACTTGATAGATATTGCCCAGTTGCCCTCACGACCATTCCACTAGTGATATGAGATTCCTCTTAGCTTTACTAACACGTTGTGGAATTGAGGAACTATTATTTATTGAGGAGCTATTATTTtgataggtaaaaaaaaatggtatcttATGATTGCTTTAGTTTTTATATCTCTTATTATTAGTGAGCTTGAAcattcctaattaaaaaaaaaaaaactatttgtgtttccttttctgtgaatcGACTGCCCATTTCCTTGCCCATTTTCAATCAGTTGTTATTGTTTCCCAATTATCTCTaggaactttttatattttatcaagttTAGCCCTTTGACCTTAATGtaagctaaaaatatattttcccagttTGTTATTTATGTTTGGACAGGCTTTGatatcagggatttttttttttaattttttattgttggttgttcaaaacattacatagttcttgatatatcatatttcacactttgattcaagtgggttatgagctcccatttttaccccatatacagattgcagaatcatatcagttacacatccattgatttacatgttgccatactagtgtctgttgtattctgctgcctttcctatcctctactatcccccctcccctcccctcccctcttctctctctaccccctctactgtcattcatttctcccccttgtattatttttccctttcccctcacttcctcttgtatgtaattttgtataaccctgagggtctccttccatttccatgcaatttcccttctctctccctttccctcccacctctcatccctgtttaatgttaatcttcttctcatgctcttcgtccctactctgttcccagttactctccttatatcaaagaagacatttggcatttgttttttagggattggctagcttcacttagcataatctgctctaatgccatccatttccctgcaaattctatgattttgtcattttttaatgcagagtaatactccattgtgtataaatgccacatttttttaatccattcatctattgtagggcatctaggttggttccacagtcttgctattgtgaattgtgctgctatgaacatcgatgtagcagtgtctctgtagcatgctctttttaggtctttagggaatagactgagaaggggaatagctgggtcaaatggtggttccattcccagctttccaagaaatctccatactgctttccaaattggctgcaccaatttgcagtcccaccagcaatgtacaagtgtacccttttccccacatcctcgccagcacttgttgctgtttgacttcataatggctgccaatcttactggagtgagatggtatcttagggtggttttgatttgcatttctctgactgctagagatggtgagcattttttcatgtacttgttgattgattgtatgatCAGGGATTTTTTTACTTcataaaaagaatttggaaattttccttttctgtattctGGAACAATTTAATAGTATCAGAATAATCTACTCTTTGCATCTTTGGTAGACTCTCTTTAGTGATTAGTGCCTGTTGCTTTTGGAGGAATCTCTTTCTTtggcagctttttttcttttttctttttttccttatgaaactCTGTCTGTTCAAatcttattattcttttaatttcctgTCTTTTTCTAAAAGGCTATGCTGAGAATGTGCTTAATGGTTACATTTGTGTCTTTGGCATGACCCCAGGAATTCCTGGAAGCATCTGAGGTACAATGGGATGCAACAAGGTCCTTACATCTCTTGTCTGTAGAAGTTTCACTGGTGTTGGCCTTGACAGACTTGGTGACACAGAGCCATGTGGACTAGTGGTCCTTGAAGGCCCTAAGTTGATGTCCTATGTTCTACAAACCTGACAAAATATTCCACTCCCTGAGTTGGGGAAGTCTTGCAAATTCTGACAACAGGCTGATCCCTGGGGCCTTTCTTGAGCAGCTGTCCCCCAAACCCCTCTTGCCCCCACCCTCATCCTATATCTTGGCTTTCTGATATGACCTAGTCAGAGAGAATAACTAAGGTTAGTTAACTCTGCTTTACTTACCTAGATCATGATCTGGTCAGAGTGACTAAGGTTAGTCCACTCTGCTTTACTTACCAGGAGAAAGAGGACACAACACCTAGAACTCAGGCAAGTATCACTGCCTGGTGTTGAGGGCCCCAGTAGGAGAAGTTGAGGAAGGCAAAGACTAAGGCAGCTGGGGAAGGAAGATGGGAGGAGGCGTAGGAGTACAAACCTGGTATTTGTTAGCTTTGTCCTTTTCTTGGTGCACTCCAGGGAGGCCTTTAGAAAGGGTGCTGCAGTTCCTCATGGAGTCACAAGGTGGCCCCTGCCTGTCCTGCACTTTGTTCAGGAACAGGAAGCTAGAGAGCCCAAGGCCTTGAAGTCATGAGGGATGGAGAGGAACTTTCAGGGTTTCCAGGCCTATGACTCCCTCTGTTCTGTCATCAAAGTCCTAAGAGATAGTAGgaaggtttttagtttgttttttttttttttacatttatgtatgtcTATAGAGTTGAAGGTGCTATTTTGTAGCCCTCAAAGGACTTgtgacttgttttgtttttgctgaacTTCCTCTGGATGTTGTAGTCTCTGCATCTCTCAACAGATCCAGTGTCCCATGAGCAGAAGCTATCGCAAAGCTTGGAAATTGCCTTGATGTCCACCCTTGGTTCCATGCCCTCCTTCACAGCCCGACTGACCAGGGGACAGCTCCAGCACCTGGGCATAAGAGGGAGCAGCACTGCTGGGAGGCCAGGCGCCAGCTCGGGTAACCTGGGTCCCTCCCCCCTGTATCTTCCCAGAGCCATAGAACAGGTGGCCTGTCCTATACAGAATGCTGGGCTTGTCCCTGGGGGCTCTGTGGACCTGTGTAGCCAGCTCCCTCCTTCCTTAATTCCAGCCTGGGGAGAACACTGCTTGTTTGCCTTCTCCAAGAGGAGGTAACAGGCTTCCTGGCAAACTGACCTTCACAGAGAAGGCCTTCTTCAGGCAGCCCTTAGTCAATCTGTGGACTCATGGCTTAGCTACTCTTCTGCTGTGTTTCTTTCTAAGATGTTATGTTAAATATTCTCTCCTGGggagttttgtttcttcttttttatttttctcatctagcCAGTCTCCCATATGACATCTGGAGTACTAGGGAGGTTTGAGGCTCCCTTCCCTTCCATGCAGCTCCTACTTCTCCTTGGGATTCAGACCCCCAGTCTCCCTACAGCTGCTCAACTTCTTTTCATGGGTATCTGCCCTCTAAAGTTCCCCTCCACCCCTCAATCAGCTCATCTGGGCAAAAAGCAGTGTATTCTACCTGTGTCAGGCCTTTAACATGAACATCAGTGTCCTGACCTTGACATTTCCTTCATTACTCCTCCAGAGTAGTTCTTAGATTATTCCTGTGTGCACTGCTTCCCTTGACTGCCACCATGGCACCACTCCTGCTGCTTTTCCACCAGCCCTGCAGTAGCCCTGCTGGCTCCCCTCAGCCACCCTTACTCACTATTTCAGTACCCTCACAGGAGTCAGAGGgatcttattaaaatgtaaacagGATCACTGtgcttcattttttgttgttgttgtggtggtgttgctgagaattgaatccagggccttgtgcatgggaggcaagcactctaccaactgtgctTCATTCTTAAAATCCTTCCATGGCATACCATTGAACTTAAAATAGAACCTAGCCTCCTGCTGTC
Coding sequences within it:
- the Ubox5 gene encoding RING finger protein 37 isoform X3 yields the protein MVINLCLPQFKPRIHCNKISADGYEVENLISEDLTKRSHGFRTEYFIKPPIYVTVSFPFNVEICRINIDLTAGGGQNVIGLEMYTSALSSRASWNTPECQTPGPAEPSVPDKEAFTLVGKVLLKNQSQVVFSHRGFKARPPFSPMEITLPSPAVMAQELWNKGTLSLSHVAHLKIGITHVTGSGIPCIKRLEVWGQPAKTCSQEVIDSVLLMASENLPQDLALQTPALPMESDCDSGSQSETQQAPSSLQELAQAVGDVPEEFLDPITLEIMPCPMLLPSGKVIDQSTLEKCNRSEATWGRVPSDPFTGVAFTPHSQPLPHPSLKARIDHFLLQHSIPGCHLLGRAQTTLAVTPSSIALPSRKRKIEQAEQTPGSSFGVNASCFTITNPLVSPTTSEHTSKKMKTTSELGLTHMDCSTDPVSHEQKLSQSLEIALMSTLGSMPSFTARLTRGQLQHLGIRGSSTAGRPGASSAWEHRRP
- the Ubox5 gene encoding RING finger protein 37 isoform X1, translating into MVINLCLPQFKPRIHCNKISADGYEVENLISEDLTKRSHGFRTEYFIKPPIYVTVSFPFNVEICRINIDLTAGGGQNVIGLEMYTSALSSRASWNTPECQTPGPAEPSVPDKEAFTLVGKVLLKNQSQVVFSHRGFKARPPFSPMEITLPSPAVMAQELWNKGTLSLSHVAHLKIGITHVTGSGIPCIKRLEVWGQPAKTCSQEVIDSVLLMASENLPQDLALQTPALPMESDCDSGSQSETQQAPSSLQELAQAVGDVPEEFLDPITLEIMPCPMLLPSGKVIDQSTLEKCNRSEATWGRVPSDPFTGVAFTPHSQPLPHPSLKARIDHFLLQHSIPGCHLLGRAQTTLAVTPSSIALPSRKRKIEQAEQTPGSSFGVNASCFTITNPLVSPTTSEHTSKKMKTTSELGLTHMDCSTDPVSHEQKLSQSLEIALMSTLGSMPSFTARLTRGQLQHLGIRGSSTAGRPGASSEQPGSIAGPECASCKRTFSSYFKKEPMYQLPCGHLLCRPCLAEKQRSLPMTCTACQQPVASQDVLRVHF
- the Ubox5 gene encoding RING finger protein 37 isoform X2; protein product: MVINLCLPQFKPRIHCNKISADGYEVENLISEDLTKRSHGFRTEYFIKPPIYVTVSFPFNVEICRINIDLTAGGGQNVIGLEMYTSALSSRASWNTPECQTPGPAEPSVPDKEAFTLVGKVLLKNQSQVVFSHRGFKARPPFSPMEITLPSPAVMAQELWNKGTLSLSHVAHLKIGITHVTGSGIPCIKRLEVWGQPAKTCSQEVIDSVLLMASENLPQDLALQTPALPMESDCDSGSQSETQQAPSSLQELAQAVGDVPEEFLDPITLEIMPCPMLLPSGKVIDQSTLEKCNRSEATWGRVPSDPFTGVAFTPHSQPLPHPSLKARIDHFLLQHSIPGCHLLGRAQTTLAVTPSSIALPSRKRKIEQAEQTPGSSFGVNASCFTITNPLVSPTTSEHTSKKMKTTSELGLTHMDCSTEQPGSIAGPECASCKRTFSSYFKKEPMYQLPCGHLLCRPCLAEKQRSLPMTCTACQQPVASQDVLRVHF